The bacterium genome contains a region encoding:
- a CDS encoding EamA family transporter, with protein sequence MPRREPAGTTVSARPLLEAPSRNVYLVVVLGLFLIWSNSFVAASHLLGTERGAAQFNWLSLTTARCAPIAPLCLLYCFLFRRQEALGLLRRFPLRLGVGGLLAVPGYNLALYFGQQHGVPPSVAALTTALLPLFVVVLAAVFLNERLSSRKAVGFLIAVAGLFAIAMSRGALGSTADYGVALGVTALAPLQYAAYSILSKPAMAFASPLTWTYLAIGLGGMPLMLVLPWAGAPEMAALEAPGWTAVLYLSVLCTLVGYAVWCWLLRHLPASTVGFTVFLNPPLATASKALLTLLFPAVFVWQLTELEWLGGGVVLAGVAFALWPRVQSSTLTE encoded by the coding sequence GGTTGTCGTTCTCGGCCTCTTTCTGATCTGGAGCAACAGCTTTGTCGCCGCATCGCATCTGCTCGGGACCGAGCGCGGGGCGGCCCAGTTCAACTGGCTGAGCCTGACGACGGCTCGGTGTGCGCCGATTGCGCCTCTTTGCCTTTTGTACTGCTTCCTCTTCCGCCGGCAAGAAGCTCTGGGGCTCCTGCGGAGGTTTCCGCTTCGACTCGGCGTGGGCGGGCTGTTGGCGGTTCCCGGATATAACCTCGCACTCTATTTCGGCCAGCAGCACGGTGTACCGCCATCGGTCGCCGCGCTCACGACCGCGCTCTTGCCCCTCTTCGTCGTCGTGCTGGCTGCGGTGTTCCTGAATGAGCGCCTCAGCTCGCGGAAGGCGGTGGGCTTCCTGATTGCCGTAGCGGGTCTCTTCGCCATCGCGATGTCCAGAGGCGCCCTGGGATCGACCGCGGACTACGGCGTGGCCCTCGGCGTGACTGCCTTGGCGCCGCTCCAGTATGCGGCCTACTCGATTCTGAGCAAACCCGCGATGGCCTTCGCCTCGCCGCTGACGTGGACCTACCTGGCGATCGGTTTGGGTGGCATGCCTTTGATGTTGGTCCTACCCTGGGCAGGGGCTCCGGAGATGGCTGCTCTCGAAGCCCCCGGCTGGACTGCCGTTCTCTATCTCTCGGTCCTTTGCACGCTCGTCGGCTATGCCGTGTGGTGCTGGCTGCTCCGCCATCTGCCGGCATCGACCGTAGGTTTTACCGTCTTTCTCAATCCGCCTCTGGCGACCGCCTCCAAGGCTCTTCTCACCCTTCTCTTCCCGGCTGTCTTCGTTTGGCAACTGACCGAACTCGAATGGTTGGGCGGCGGTGTCGTGCTCGCAGGCGTGGCCTTTGCCCTCTGGCCGAGGGTCCAATCGAGCACGCTGACGGAGTAG